The following are encoded in a window of Hippoglossus hippoglossus isolate fHipHip1 chromosome 23, fHipHip1.pri, whole genome shotgun sequence genomic DNA:
- the asb15b gene encoding ankyrin repeat and SOCS box protein 15b, translated as MDDSEREGINEELIEFAIQESVQDAFKLPCSVQTHRKEPNSEDFVKIMSAIYKGDVCALQELSGCVSAFRVSDSRARLPLHVAAVQPQPEILDALLQVVVTSTELTLEEQTQDGDTALTLAAEAGLVENVRMLLQHGASPHSTNSRNESPLLIAVRERSYDMALSLIMGGAYVEQMCLTKCTAIHEAAKVGCPAILALLLRHGAKVTGRDGHGVTPLGVAAEYGNTEALDLLIQNGGDVNAQASNGDTVLYDASGSGNLDCIKLLLQHGANPNVASYACQLPIHRAAYEGHILALRTLIPITTKRAIRLSGQSPVHSAADGGQVECLELLIQRGYDVSALLHTHISENYGDLRKTPLYFAVSNDDMTCAEMLLAAGARTDLDPLQCILVAIRAERYELVQLLLSYGAEVNCYFRVISNTVFPTALQYCLRNQVMLRLLLNSGYRADKCFQCCHADGEEMDSTWIDLHNQVYQIYSQPTVVPFCEFVSVSWLTHLAGSVVRMLLDYVDYVRICPDLRRILERRPEWDEISDILSKPRSLQHLCRLVIRRHMSLRALNDPKAMAAAPFPPRLKSFLTYREYDLYADLSST; from the exons ATGGACGACTCGGAGCGAGAAGGTATAAATGAGGAGCTGATTGAGTTTGCCATTCAAGAGAGCGTTCAAGATGCCTTCAAGCTGCCATGttcagtacaaacacacag GAAAGAACCAAACAGTGAAGACTTTGTGAAGATAATGTCGGCCATTTATAAAG GTGATGTGTGTGCACTGCAGGAGCTGTCAGGCTGCGTGTCTGCCTTCAGAGTGAGCGACAGCAGGGCCCGGCTGCCTCTGCACGTAGCAGCTGTGCAGCCGCAGCCTGAGATCCTGGATGCGCTGCTGCAGG TGGTGGTGACCTCCACAGAGCTGACCCTGGAGGAGCAGACGCAGGACGGGGACACGGCTCTGACTCTGGCGGCGGAGGCCGGCCTGGTGGAAAACGTCaggatgctgctgcagcacgGAGCCTCACCACACAGCACCAACAGCAGGAACGAGTCTCCTCTGCTCAttg CCGTGAGAGAAAGGTCATATGACATGGCTCTATCCCTCATCATGGGAGGGGCCTATGTGGAGCAGATGTGTCTCACTAAGTGCACGGCCATCCATGAAGCTGCAAAG GTGGGTTGTCCAGCCATCCTGGCGCTGCTGCTTCGACACGGAGCCAAAGTGACGGGCCGAGACGGACACGGGGTGACACCTCTGGGGGTTGCGGCTGAATACGGCAACACTGAAGCGTTGGACCTGCTCATACAGAACG GTGGCGACGTGAACGCCCAGGCCAGCAACGGAGACACGGTTCTGTATGATGCGTCGGGATCTGGAAACCTGGACTGCATcaagctgctcctgcagcaCGGAGCCAACCCGAATGTGGCCAGCTATGCCTGCCAGCTGCCCATCCACAGAGCCGCATACGAAGGACACATACT AGCCCTGAGGACTCTCATCCCCATCACCACAAAGCGAGCGATCCGTCTCTCAGGCCAGAGCCCCGTCCACTCAGCAGCTGACGGGGGACAGGTTGAGTGTCTGGAGCTGCTCATACAGAGAGGATATGATGTCAGCGCCCTGCTGCACACGCACATCTctg AGAACTACGGGGACCTCAGGAAGACGCCTCTGTACTTCGCCGTCTCCAACGATGACATGACCTGTGCTGAGATGTTGCTGGCGGCTGGAGCGAGAACCGACCTGGACCCGCTGCAATGCATCCTGGTCGCTATACGAGCCGAGAG GTACGAGctggtgcagctgctgctgtcctACGGAGCCGAGGTGAACTGTTACTTCAGGGTGATCAGTAacacagtgtttcccacagcCCTGCAGTACTGCCTCAGGAACCAGGTcatgctgcggctgctgctcaACAGCGGATACCGCGCTGACAA GTGTTTCCAGTGTTGCCATGCCGACGGTGAAGAAATGGACAGTACCTGGATTGACCTCCATAACCAAGTCTACCAAATTTACAGTCAACCTACTGTGGTCCCA ttCTGTGAGTTTGTGTCGGTGTCGTGGCTCACACACCTGGCGGGCAGCGTGGTGAGGATGCTCCTGGACTACGTCGACTACGTCAGGATCTGTCCGGACCTCAGACGCATCCTGGAGAGGAGGCCAGAGTGGGATGAGATCTCTGACATActga GCAAACCTCGCTCCTTGCAGCACTTGTGTCGATTGGTGATCAGACGTCACATGAGCCTCAGGGCGCTGAACGACCCCAAAGCCATGGCTGCTGCTCCTTTTCCTCCGAGACTGAAGAGCTTCCTGACCTACAGAGAGTACGACCTGTACGCTGACCTCTCCTCTACGTGA
- the LOC117757547 gene encoding uncharacterized protein LOC117757547, translating into MRKKILKAPCLLLSLFTSLNLCSGKFGTPITDDVSKLALLKQNIPSDYEIPVSYIPKEVAGTCWVVLNIYPLEQSLRKLAGMFGAISSNKENIIVFIAMLKSLRFTFDHEELETTMQVFQCHYREGSLMSGLYFDYIKDILQAAAQGTSGFLCKPPPPCLSPRVPPGGQEDARQYSWSKRTPVLLALIPFIACVVLIVWQVKSGRRLPMCNTENNPTPSSDTIPSVSVSIPLQTLTHAADTQPAGEAMPEHESG; encoded by the exons ATGAGGAAGAAA ATCTTGAAAGCACCTTGTCTCCTCTTGAGTCTGTTCACAAGTTTGAATCTCTGCTCTGGAAAATTCGGGACGCCGATAACTGATGATGTGAGCAAGCTGGCGTTACTG AAGCAGAATATCCCGTCCGATTATGAAATTCCTGTTAGTTACATTCCCAAAGAAGTG GCTGGCACGTGCTGGGTGGTGTTAAACATCTATCCTCTAGAGCAAAGTCTTCGGAAGCTGGCCGGCATGTTCGGGGCCATCTCCTCCAACAAGGAAAACATCATCGTCTTCATCGCGATGCTGAAGAGCTTACGCTTCACCTTCGACCACGAGGAGCTG GAAACCACCATGCAAGTCTTCCAGTGTCACTACAGGGAAGGGAGCCTAATGTCTGGACTTTACTTCGACTACatcaaagacattttacaagCCGCGGCTCAGGGGACATCCGGCTTCTTGTGCAAGCCGCCACCACCGTGTCTCAGTCCACGTGTCCCACCAG GGGGTCAGGAAGACGCACGACAATAcagctggtccaagagaacgCCCGTGCTCCTGGCTCTCATCCCCTTCATAGCCTGCGTTGTTCTCATAGTGTGGCAG gTCAAGTCTGGAAGGCGCTTACCAATGTGCAACACCGAAAATAACCCAACGCCATCTTCTGACACGATCCccagtgtgtctgtctccatccCGCTTCAAACACTCACCCACGCTGCCGACACTCAGCCAGCGGGGGAGGCGATGCCCGAGCATGAGAGTGGATGA